The genomic stretch TCTCCCTGAGCGACCAAGCTTATCAACAGCCCGTGAACAAGCAGAAAGAAACCCAGCAGAGTCAATTTGGATAATGAGGTTTCGAGATTGAGACGGGAACTGAGGTGTTTGATTGCCAGCGCGATAAGTCCCAGCACGAGGATTTCCCAGGGCATGACGGTGGCATTGGGAGTGGAGACGACAATGGCGGCAACCACGGCGAACCAGAGGGCAACGGTCTCGTTTTTGCGAATGGCGACCATGATGACAAGAAGCCCGGCGAGGTCGATGGTAACGCCATAAATGGAGAGCATCTCGGCTAAAATAGTCTGATAAAAGGCGAGGGCAAAGAGTCCGACGATATAGAGAATCAGGGTCATAATCAGTCTTCCATCAGTATATATAATTCGTCAATCTCGAAGAAATTTACAGTGGGGCGAAGGTTGACCCTTTTGAGTATTTCCCCGGCGTTGGCATAAACCGAGTCAACCTGGGCAATAGCCAATCCGGGAGGATAGACGCCGCCCAGCCCGGAAGAGATAATCAAGTCTCCTTTCTTGACCTGAGCGTCGGCGGGCAGATTATCCATATATAAGCCGCGCTGAGTGGAAAAACGGACGATGCCTATCTGGCGGCTATCCCCCACCCGTCCCGATACCGCATTGGAGGGGTCGGTGAGGAGTTGAACTGTGGCATAATTGGTCATGACATCGACAATTTTGCCCGCCAGACCATAGCGATTGACCACCGCCAGGTTTGCCCTGATGCCGTCGTTGGAGCCCTTGTTCACGACAGCGGCGACCGGATAGAGTTGCTGGTAAAGAGAAACAATTTTGACCGGGACTAACCGGAAATTTTCGGGAGGTTCGAAACCAAGCAGTTCGCGGAGCCGCTGATTTTCCCGGCGGGCTTCATTAAGCCGGACTAATTGCAGCGATGTTTCCGTCAATTGACGGCGCAGGAAACGATTCTCCTCGGCAACATTCTGCAACTCCTGAATATGGCTCTTAAGGCGGAAAAAAGGGGAATAGAAAACGGACGCTGAAATTTTGGCGAGGCTAATGCGAACCGGGTCATTGATGACCGTGACCAGCAAAAGGAAGACAGCCGCCAGAATGTAATTGAGGAGACGACGATTTTTATGGAAAACCGTCGAGAACCATCTCATAAATTTAACGCCTCCGTGCGTCGCCGTCGATTATTCGATGGCATCAAGCATTTGCAGCAGTTCCCCCGGAGAAGTAACAGCCATCATCTTGTTGCGATTTTCCTCTGATTTCATGATATAAGAGAGGCGCGCCATGACATTAAGATGAGCCCCTATGGCATCCTCAGGGGCGGCAATCAGGAAGAAGAGATGGGCCGGCTTGTGGTCCATGGCATCGAAGTCAACCCCCTTGTCGGAGCGGCCAAAGGCAATGACAATACCCTTGGTGGCTTTGGTCTTAGCGTGCGGGAAAGCAACTCCGTATCCGACTCCGGTCGTAACCAGATTCTCCCTCTCCCGGACATCCTGCAAAAGCTCCACCGAGTCTTTGACCAGGTTTGATTTTGACGCCAGTTCCACCAGTTCTTTCAGAATCCCGTCCTTAGTTGTCGCCTTGAGATTAAATGTGATTAAGTCTTCGGAACAGAATTTAGATAGTTTCATATTCACCTCAATCAATATTTTTCCGCTTCCTCAATTAACAGAATGGGCAGGTCATCTTCTACCCGATAAATCAGCCTGCAGTTTTCGCACTTCAATTGCTCCTGTTCCGGCAGATAGATTAGGTGTCCCTTACACTTGGGACAGACAATCAGCTCCAGCAGGTCTTTAGAAAGGCTCATTTAATCCTCCGCAATCCGGAAAACCCCCATACGGCGGAATTTCATCAGGCGACTTTGCAACAACTGGTCAACAGGAAGGGTCTGCAGTTCATCCAGGGCGCTTACCACCTCGATCTTTATTGATGCCGCCATGGTGTTATAATCATTATGCGCCCCGCCGGGAGGCTCTTTTATTATCTTGTCCACAATCTCCAGTTCCATCAGGTCATCGGCCGTAAGTTTCAGCGCCTCGGCCGCATGGGGCGCCTGGGCGGCATCGCGCCAGAGTATCGCAGAACAGCCTTCTGGTGATATCACCGAGTACCACGAGTACTCCAGCATAAATATTTTATCGCCGACGCCGATACCAAGGGCGCCGCCGGATGCCCCCTCCCCTATGATTACGATTACAATCGGAACCGTCAGAACCGCCATTTCGCGAAGATTTCGGGCAATCGCCTCAGCCTGTCCGCGCTCCTCGGCGCCGATACCGGGATAAGCCCCCGGAGTATCTATCAGGATTACAATCGGCCTGTTGAATTTTTCAGCCAATTTAAATAAGCGCAACGCCTTGCGGTAACCCTCCGGATGCATCATCCCGAAATTTCGCAGAAGTTTTTGCTTGGTGTCGCGCCCCTTCTGTTGGCCAATTATCAGCACCGGCCGACCCTCGATTTTGGCAAATCCGCCCACCAGCGCTTTGTCATCGGCAAAATACCGGTCGCCATGAAGCTCAATGAAATCGGTGGTTATCAGTTCTATATAGTCGAGGGTATGGGGACGTCGCGGATGGCGCGCCAGCTGGACTTTCTGCCAGCGGGTTAGACTGGAGAAAATCTCCTCCCGCATCTTATTGACCTTTGACTGCAAGGAAGCGATTTCTTCGGACAGCTGAATATTCGAGCCGGCGGCAAAATCTTTCATATCGGAGATTTTTTTCTCCAGCTCCATAATAGGTCGCTCAAACTCAAGGCAAAGTTTGTCCTGCATACTCAATGGCCGTTACGGGACGGCTTATTCTCCTTGCGAATTTTGCCCATTAAGATAAAAAATAATATAAAAATTACAACCATAAAAAGGATAAGCAGCCCCAGGAGCAGGATTCTCTCGAAGTAGAACATTATGACGGCAACAGTTCCCAGCAGTATCCCGGATAGATAAAAGAGCGCAACCACCTGGCGCTGGGAAAGACCGAGATAGGCAAGGTAGTGGAAAATGTGCCGGCGGTCGGCTTTCATGACATCTTTGCCGGCGGCGAAACGCCGCAGGAAGGAGGAACCGATTTCAATCAAGGGGACGCCCAGCACCATGAGTGGCAGAAAGAGAGCGGCAGCCGTGAACGATTTAATAGGAACAAGCAATGAAATGAAGGCGAATATATATCCGATCAAGAGAGAGCCGCCGTCGCCAAGAAATATTTTCGCGGGATGACGGTTGAAAAACCAAAAAGCCAGAACCGCTCCGGCGAGAGTCAATGAAATCGCTACCACCGAAGATATGCCGAACAGAAATCCGATAATCGCCATTGAGACGGCGGCGATGAAAGAAACTCCGGAGGCAAGACCATCGAGCCCATCGATGACATTAATAGCATTAGTCAAGCCGACTACCCAGAGAATGGTAATCACGGCGGAAAAGTGTCCCAGCGAGGCGGAACCGAATCCCGGAATGGAGAGCCAAGCGGCCTTTAACCCGCCCAGGTAGAGTATCAAACCGACCATCATTTCCACCGCCAATTTGTGTTTCGCGCGGAGAGGATGAAGGTCATCTATCACTCCCAGCAGGAAGATTATCACCCCACCGCCTATGATAAAGGGAAAGGGGTTGGTGATTTCGGCAACGGAGCCGGGCTTGAAAAGGACAAGGCCGGTCAAAACCAGCCAGAAGGAAATGAAGATAGCGGCGCCCCCCAGATTGGGCGTAGGCCGCTTATGTCGCTTATGCAATCCCGGATAATCGAGTATGTCATGCTTTTCACAGAGCCTGATTACCCCCAGCACCGAGACAAACGCCAGAATGAATGAAGACAGGAAAACAGATATGTTAAGCCAGTGATTCATGCTTCAAACTATGAGGGGGCGGGATTTCTTGCTACCCCCTCTGAGAATAATTTTTGCAACAAGATTGATTGCCAGCAATAGCGGAAGAGCCAAAATGGAAAAGCCATTAGGGTAATATTTCAGGAAATATTTCCAGACCGACATATGCTGATAGAAATCTCTTCTCCAAGCGGCGATATTGGAGCCGCTGCCCCAGAGATGGACCGCTCCGGCATGGGGAGTGAAAAAGGTGCTCTTGCCGACCAGAAGCGCCCGCTGACAGAGGTCGGTGTCTTCCATGAAAAGGAAAAAACGAGAGTCGAACCCTTTCAGTTCGTCGAACAAGGAGCGCCGAATCATCAGACAGGTCGCCGAGATTGCCGGAACTCTGGTTATTTCAGGGTAATCCGGCAGAGTGTAGGCGCCGTTGTCTTTAAGCAGTTTGTACCTTTGCAGGAGAGAGCCGCGGGAGAGGAAGATATTTGATATAGTCGGGAAACGCCGACAATTAGCCTGAAAGCGGCCATCGGGAAAACGCAGGCGGGCTGTTACTATGCCGCAATCGCTTCGGCGCTCGAAGCAGGCAAGCATCATAGAAATGGCGTTGTTATCCAAAAGGAGGTCGGGATTGACGAAAAGCAGAAAATCCCCGATAGCCGATGGCGCGGCAGCGTTGCAGGCGGCGGCAAAACCGATATTTTTGGGGGAAGTCATAATCTTGACTTCGGGATAATTCCCCCTGATTGATAGCACCGTGGAATCAGTCGAGTTGTTGTCAAACACGACAACCTCTCCCCCGACTGATTTTAATTGAGGCAGCAGAGAGGCAAGGCAATTGATAATCGAATCGGCAGAGTTGTAAGTTACAATGATGGCGGATACTGATATTCCAGACATTGCCTCAGGCACTTACTTTAGACGTCCCAGAAGGGACATTAAACGGAGGTACCAGACTTTCCAGATTGCCTCCCGAACAATCTTCTTGGACATTTTGGATGCCCCCAAACGGCGGTCAACAAAGACTATCGGAATCTCTTTGAGGCGCATCCCTTTCTTCCATATTCGGAGGGACACTTCGATCTGAAATATATATCCGTTTGATTTAATGGAATCAAGCGGAATAGCCTCCAGGGCCTGTCGTCGGAAACATTTGAAACCGCCGGTGGCGTCGCGCACCGGCAGACCGGTAATAATCCGGGTATAAACGTTGGCAAAATAAGACAATAACAGGCGGCTCATAGGCCAGTTAATGACATTGACTCCGGAGATATAGCGGGAGCCGATTACCAGGTCATTTTCCTTGATCGCTTCAAGAAAGTCCGGAATGTAATCAGGCCCATGGGAGAAATCGGCATCCATTTCGAATATATAGTCATATTTTCTTTCAATCGCCCATTTGAAACCGGCGATGTAAGCCCGCCCCAATCCCTCTTTCTTCTCCCGGTGCAGAATATGGATTCTTCGGTTGGCGGCGGCAAGTTTATCAACGATTTGGCCCGTTCCATCAGGCGAGTTATCATCCACCACCAGCACTTCAATAGAGTCATCCTGCCCCAGAACGGCATTAATTATCCGCTCAATATTCTCCTTTTCGTTGTAGGTGGGAAAGATTATCAGGGGTCGATTACTTGTTGTCATATTTTCGTCGGCGGCTTTTTCCTTTCCCGCGAGGATTGGAACAGATGAACCGCCACAACCGACGCGATTAAAAGCAGCGCCAGATAAGTTATTGCTTTAGCCCGATTGTTCAGAGACCTGTTGTACTTAAAGATGACCTGCTTTGACCCGGCGGCGACCGGAACGGCGCGGAAGGAGCCATTGGCTCGCAGCACCTCCGTCTTGACCCCGTCAACAAACGCTTCCCAGGCGAAGTAATAATTATCAGTCAGGACAAGTATGCTGTTCTCGGTGGTTTGAATATCGACCACGACCGAATCAATGGCGTAGGAGACAACCTCAGCAATGCCACCGACCGTATCCGATGAATTGACAGCAATAGTCGGCTCTTTTTCAAGGAAAACTTTCTTTCGCAGATCTGCAGTTCCTCCCAGAACGCGGGGATAGATATCTTTCCGCTCCGGAATGACTTCAAAAGTGGAAACAAGGTACGCCCGAGGGAAGGCGTTGCTGTTTTTGTATAGAACCGCGCCGCTGAAATCGCGCTCGGTCACCAGCGGTTCGGCGCCGAAGTAGTTGGGAGGCAGCTTGGCATTGCTCGGCGCCAGGATATATCTTGTGCCGACCAGATTCAGAAAATGGGGATTGCCTTGATTGGTGAGTGACGGTCCCCCCAGGAGGTCATCATACCAGCGCAACTGGTTTCCATGATATCCCGTTACCACCTCGATTCCGAAAAAGGGGAGATAATCATGCGGGACTGAACCGAGATTAAGGATGCGGAATTTTCCCGGCAGGCCGTTTATATAATTGGTCATTGGATTGGGCGAGAATTGCTGACGATAGTCGAATGTTCTCACAAAGCGAGAGCTGAACCTGACCCCATCGCTCATAGCCAGTAGCGGAATAACCAGGAGAATAGCCATCCCCGTTTTCCTGGACAAAAATAAGTAAATGGATACGGAGACGGCCGCCACGAAGAAAAAGACAATCCAAAGTCCCGTCTTGATATTTGGAAGATTCATAAGCGCCAGCTGCCATTTGGACAGATTCGGCTGCCCGGGGATAGGATTCTTAATGTCGCCATAGAAAAGAGAACTATAAAAGGAGAGCATTGTCTCTCCCGCCACCAGATAAAGAAAGGCAAAGACGAAAAGAGCGCCGGAGCAGATGGCAAGATAACGATAAATTTTTCGCTTCACGGCGTCACTTGCTTCGCGCCCCTTCTCAATCAGATACTGCAACCCCATTCCAGCCAGAAGTGATACCGAGAAAAGGAAGATGAACATAATCGTACTGGGGGCGCGCAGCGATTTTACATTGGGAATGAGATAATAGAATATCTTGAAAAGGGGAGTTGTCCCTCCCAGGGCGTAAATCAAGGCAAACAGCGCCAATCCGGCGAAAAAATATGCTTCACGCCGCCGGCTGAACAGTACCGCCAGCAATGCCAGCATCAGCGGTATTACCCCGGCGTATTCTGAATTGTCTTTGAAGACATTTTTCCCCCAGTAATAGTCACCTTCCCCGCCGGTACTTCCGGAAAATTCCGGGACAACCAGGGAGAAAGCCTCTTCCTCATGCATCGACCAGGAGGTCGCCCATTCATAACCACGCTTGGTATCGGCCCGAGGAGAATATTTGGTGGTATAAATATATCCCGGATAGAATTGGACGGCAGAAACCATCAGTCCGATTACAACTGCTCCTGCCAGTAGCGCCGAAGGCATTACCAAGGAGCCAGGGCTTTTCCTTTCTCGGAAGCGAAGAATCAGCTTGAAGATAGAGTATGCCGCAATTGACCAAAGCGAATAGTATGACAGCTGCGGATGGGGGCTGAGGATAATTACGCCGATGACCAGTCCCAGCAAAGTAAAATTCAGAACAGGCTTCTTTTCGAAGCCGCGGTCTAAAAACAGGATAGTTAAAGGAAATAATGTGGTAACGAATATTTTGCCGTCATGTCCCGGCGCCACCAGCGAAATCAGCAGTCCCGAAAACATATACGCCAGAGCCGAAAGGGTTGCCGCCAGACGCCCCAGGCGAAACTGGCGGGCGGTAAAAAACATAATAATGCCGGCAAGGAGGATATGCAGGACCAGATTGAAGCCGAGCATTCTATAGAAGTTGCCGAAGAATTTGAGAATCGAAAGGGGATAGAAAATGTCCCCATGAAAAGCGTCAATGTACGGCATCCCCCCGAATATGAAAGGATTCCATACCGGCACCTGGCCGTGGGCATTGAAATACTCGACATAGAAGTGCCGGAAGAATATTCCGGCGTTAATAGTATCGGAACCATAGAGCATCTGGTTGGAAAAGATAAACTCGCCGAATACAAGTATGACCCCAATCAGCATTACTACCAGCAAGACCGGCAGGTAATATTGAAAATTTTCGAGATTAGCCGGCGCTGCGGCTTTCTTTGATTCCGGTTTCCTGTTCAATCATCTCTCCCGGTTGACCTGAAAGATATTCATTATAGTCTTCACTTCTGTTTCCGTTCGAAGTCGGACAGTTTTTTTCGGATAACCGCCAGTTCCTCTTTCAATGCGGCCAGCGCTTCGGCCAAAAATCCCAGAATAAAAAACCCCATACCCAGCCCGGAGAGCAGCATGACCAGGTAGAGCATGGGACGGTATCCTTCCCCTTCCACGAAACGGAAATAGAGCGCCACCAGTCCGACCAGAAAACCAAGCAGCAGAAAGATGGAGCCGGTGAATCCGAAAAAGAGGAGCGGTTTTTTCAGCAGGGTCAGCTGGGTTTTGACGGCAATCATGTCGAGGACACCGACCGGTATGCGCCAGATGGAGAATTTCGATTTTCCCCAGCGCCGTTCGTACAGCGGTATTTTTACCTCGGCAATTTTGTACCCCCGGTCCGCCGCCAGGACCACCAGGTAACGATGCCAATCGCGGCGCAAAAACATATCGCGGGTTACTTCGGCCCGAAACGCCTTGACCGAATTCTGGTCATGAATTTTGAGATTGAAGATTCGTCGGGAAAGATAGTTGTAAATCCCGGATACAAACCGTTTCCGGTATTTTCCCTGTTTCCATCCCGCCACGACATCGGCGCCGTCAAGAATCGGCTGCACCAGCGCCGGGATATCTTCCGGCAGGTACTGCAGGTCAGCCGGATAGAAGACGTAAATCTCCCCGGATGAATTGGCAAAGCCGGTCTGCAAGGCCTCGGTCAGACCGCGATTTACCGGGTGTTGGGCACAACGGATGAATTCGTATTTTGCGGCTTGTTCCTGAATGACCTTCCAGGTGCTGTCGGTGGAACCATCATCAATGAGTATCAACTCATAAGGATGATTTACCTGGCGGCGCATCTGGTCAAACTGGCGGCAGAATTCAGCTATATTGCCTTCTTCATTGTACGCCGGCACAATTACAGAAATCATTCTATCTCTCCTGTTGATTTGCCGGCAAGCAAATCATCGACGTTTTTCCACACTTGCTTTGAAATTGGATTGTATTTCTTGACCAGTTCCAACTCCTTTTTGCCTTTTTCATAAAACTCGGGACGTCCACTCTCGCGATTCATGGCAATATAGAATTCTCCCAATCGATAACGCAAGTGGAAATCGGTGGGTGAAAAGGCGATCGCCTCCTTAAAGAACATCTCCGCCTCATCATAGATTTTGAACTCGTGAGCCAGCAGGGCGGAGGCGTAGTTGGCGGATAAATTCCGGGGAAACTGCGTCTGGTGACGTCTCATATAGAGATGACCGGTTTCGTACTGGTTGCGGAAATAACTGTCGATAGCGATTTCGTAATTGGAAAGTTGATACTGGTCGGCGGTAATATTGCCGGTGGCTCCGGCCACACGATAGAGTGTCACCCGAAAGGTGCCAATATAATAAAAAGAGACCTGTTTTGCCTGACGCATAATCTCCGGATAGTTGTTCTTAGCCTGCTCTTCATTGGACTTATCCAGAAGCAGATGGGTAATGGGATACCTTTTGAAAAACGCCGTATCAACATTGGCGACACCAAACATATGAATCAGGTTAGAGTTGATATTTCCCAGAGTGAGAGTAGCGGCGTATGGCCCCGAAATTACCGCTTCGGGGGATAAGACGGTGTTTATGTCGCGAGAATTGGCTTCGATACAATAAGTGGCGCGCCCCGACCAATGCAGATACTTGATTGCCCCCGGCAGGATGGTCCCCGCAATTAACGCAATCAAGAGAATGTACCGCGCCGGACGGGATGCCAGCAGACGGGAAACAGCGGTAAAGTTGACAATGAAATAAGCCAAAAAAGTAAATCCGACACCAATAGCAAGGAAGAAGTAAGGCACCGTTGTCAGGTCAAAGGAACCTTTCTCATATCCTATCGCCTGCTGAAGCAATTGATAGAGAGCCACCAGCGACAGGATAAAGAACAGCGACCAGAACAGAACTGTTCGATTCGGTTTAGATGGTGATTTTATCTTCCTGCCCAAGAGATTTGATACCATGATAGCGGCAAGAGCATAGAGGGGATAGATAAGCATAGTCTGGTACCGCAGAGGCCGATAATTCCAGATCATCAGCGCGCCGTATGCTCCCAGCGCGGCGGCAAAGAAAAATATAAGACCGGGCGAGAGACTGACCAGCTTTCGACGCAGGTCTGATAGAGGAGTCAGTTTATAAAGAATAAATACTATCATTCCCCAACCAAGCAATGCCGGCACCGGCATCCGCTCAAAGAGGCGGCTTTTCATTCCCAGAGAGACATATTTGTAAAGGAAATCGCCAAACGATTTCAAAGCGGTCGGAGCGCCATAGAGGTCAAACGCCTGTTCTTCAACATATCCGGTTACCGAGGATGCCATCGGTCGATAACTGAAGAAATACCAGAAAACCGCAATACCGGCAAAGCCAGCGGCAAACAGAAGATATTTCTTTGCGATTCTTTTTGTCTCCGAGGGATATCCCAGGTAAAACTCGTACAGGGCATAGCAAAAGAAGGGGAAGAAATAGGTCATGCCGATAAGTTTGCCAAAGAAGATTCCGGCGCCCAAAAGCAGCCCTGCCAGTGGCAGAAGAGCCGCTTTGTGCGACAGATACAAGACGGCAAAAGATGCCACGGCAAAGAAATTCATGCTGTTTTCAAGGAAAGAGAGCCGGCCAAAGAATGTTTGATTGAAGTCAAACGAAATGAAGAGCAAGAAGAGAAGCGCCGCGATTACACCGGCCGCTTTTCGGATAATAAAGTACAGCAGAATCAAAGTTGAGAATGAGAAAGCGAGTCCGACGGTATTGGCGGAGGCGTAACTGACACCAAATAACTTGAATATCGCCACTGCCAGCAGGGTGGTTGCCGATTTGAGGAAGAAAACCAGACGGTAATCATGCAGCGGATTGAAACTCCCGAAGAGGACATAATTTCGGGCAAAGGAGGTATATTGTGCCGGGTCGGTATAGACATCCTGGCTGGTCGTGAGTTCAATAGGCGGGTCGGCGGATAGATGATTTATCCTGACAAGAAGCGCCAGGAGAGTAACGACCAGAAATGCCGCCAGTTCCCAACGGGGCGCAATCTCCAGAGTGTTCTTATTGCCCAAAAAACTCCCTAATTCTGCTTGATATAAAATCAACCTGCTGGTCGGTCAATTCCGGATATATCGGCAGGGAGAGAATTCTCTCCGACAAGCGCTCTGTTACCGGCAGCGGTCCGGTCTTCAATCCGGTTTCGACAAAGGCTTTCTGCTTATGGACCGGCACGGGGTAATGAATCATAGTGGGAACGCCGCATTCTGCCAGAAATTTCTGAAGCTCATCGCGCCTGTCGGTCTCAATTACGAACTGATGGTAGACCTGGTAATACTCAGCGGATTCCGATGGCAGTCCCAGAGGCAGGCTATCGAGGTTTACTCGATATCGTGATGCCACCCGGTTTCTCTCCTGATTCCAGCTGTTAAGATGACGAAGTTTCACCTCCAGAATCGCTCCCTGCAGCCCCTCCATGCGCGCATTGTATCCTATCATATCATGATAGTATTTTCTTTCGCTTCCGTGGTCGCGGAGAATCCTGATTTTGTGCGCCAGTTCCTTATCGGAAGTGGTAACCGCTCCTCCCTCCCCGTAGGCGCCGAGATTCTTGCCGGGGTAGAAAGAAAAGGCGGCGGCAATACCGTAAGAGCCGGCAGGTTTTCCCTGGAACTTCGCCCCATGCGCCTGGCAGGCATCTTCCACCACCCAAAGAGAATGTTTATTCGCGAGGCTATTGAGCCGCTCCATATCGACCATCCGTCCATAAAGATGAACCGGCATGATAACTTTCGTGCGGGGGCTGACCGCTGAGGGCAGTTTATCCAGGTCAATATTCCTTGTGTGCGGGTCAATATCGACCAGCACCGGTCTGGCTCCGGTATAAATAATTGAAGCGACCGTGGCAATAAAAGTATTGGCGGCGGTAATGACTTCATCCCCCGGTCCCACTCCCAGCGCTTTGAGAATCAGATGCAGGGCGGTAGTGCCAGAGTTTAGGGCTACCGTCTCGGTACAACCGCAATAGGCGGCGAAGTTTTTTTCGAACGCCGACACCCGGGGACCGAGAATAAACGAAGAGGAAGAAATCGTTTCAGCAATGGCGGAATCGATTTCACCGCGGATACTATCGTACTGCGCTTTAAGGTCGAGAAATTTGATTTGCATAAATTTACACTTGGGGTTGAAAATAACACGGGAAAGGGAGGACGTCAAGCAATTCGCCGACAGATATAAAAGTGGCGGCTTGAGTTAAGCCGCCACTTTCGGAATCTTGTGAAGCGGTATTCTTGCGGACTCAACGGTAATAGAGCGGGATAGAACCTCCCTTGAACAGGTAGTTTATCAGAAAGGTGACATCGAGGATATTTATACTACCGTTACCATCGGCATCGCCGGCGAGTAAAGCCGGCGGCGGCGGTCCCTGCTGATAGAGGTAACTCAAAATATAGGTGCCATCAAGAATATTTATGGTGCCGTTTCCGTTGGCGTCGCCGCACTGATGAATTACGAAAAGGCCGTCAACGACCTCCACCACGCTGGTGTCGAGAACCGGCACCACGGATGTATCGATTGAAATGGAGTCGGCAGGCGGTCCGGTAACCTGCATCCAGCTCACACAGGTTGTGCCCTGCCAGGTGTTACAGCGAAACCAGCTGGTGTCCAAAAGGGTG from Candidatus Zixiibacteriota bacterium encodes the following:
- a CDS encoding DegT/DnrJ/EryC1/StrS family aminotransferase is translated as MQIKFLDLKAQYDSIRGEIDSAIAETISSSSFILGPRVSAFEKNFAAYCGCTETVALNSGTTALHLILKALGVGPGDEVITAANTFIATVASIIYTGARPVLVDIDPHTRNIDLDKLPSAVSPRTKVIMPVHLYGRMVDMERLNSLANKHSLWVVEDACQAHGAKFQGKPAGSYGIAAAFSFYPGKNLGAYGEGGAVTTSDKELAHKIRILRDHGSERKYYHDMIGYNARMEGLQGAILEVKLRHLNSWNQERNRVASRYRVNLDSLPLGLPSESAEYYQVYHQFVIETDRRDELQKFLAECGVPTMIHYPVPVHKQKAFVETGLKTGPLPVTERLSERILSLPIYPELTDQQVDFISSRIREFFGQ